GGTCTGATCAGAGGAAGTGGCGGCCATCACTCAAACTGGACCCTCGGCATCTGGGGCAGCCTATAAATGGGGATGGAGGCAAGCAAAGCGAGGGATATTTATGTGCACTATGGAGATACCACTTGATTTGGCGCATTGAATAGCAGATTTAGTGAAAAATGAAGTCTATTTGTCAATTTTCGTAAAGCCAATATGTTGGCTCAGACATTTTTGGTGCAATCACCATGCAAGGCTGCTCTGATACCTTTTGGTCTGCATCGGCTGTGGCGGCGTTGCCCAGTTCGGCTAATTGCATTAAACCCCTACCAACAACCAACGTCCTCCGGAGCAAGTCACCTCAACTCCAAGCTCACTCAACGCTCCCGTACAAAGCTGCGATGAGGACCAGCTCACATCGCCGTCGCAGCAAAGAAAGATGAACCGATCACTGACATGCATACGGTGTCAGGGTTTGAAGCTCAAGGCACGGCCTCTCTGTGTGCGGACATTTGCAGAATACAAGAGACCCGCCATTGCGCCCAAGcccatcatcgacatcaagCATATCCGTCAAAACCCAGAGCTATATGAGCTCACATGCCTGGAACGGAACTACAAAAAGCAAGCAGAATACCCGGCCAAGATCCTGGAACTGCATTCCCAATGGCAGAGCTTGCAAAAGCAGGGGCGGTCACTCCGCGAGAGATCCAACTTGCTGCGGAAATTTCTGGCAAATCCAGCTACCAGCAgcggtgacgatgatgtcaagGACATTCGGCAAATGAGCCGGGAGCAGGTACAAGAAGAGGCGAGGAAGTTAAAGGGCGAATTATCGGGCATTGAAAAGGGCGAAGCGGAAGCTGTGGCAGAGATGGAGGCACTTGCGTTGGAGATTCCCAACCTGACGAGTGACGATACTCCCCGAGGGGATGAAGCCATTCTTTTGAGTTATATCAACGATGCGCCTACGGCTTTTGATAAGTCACCCGAGAATAAGGTCTGGCGGTCACACGTCCACATTGGTTCGGAGCTGGGACTATTCGACTTTTCAGGTGCGGCCACCGCCTCCGGCTGGGGGTGGTACTACCTCCTCGGGGAGGCAGCTCAGCTCGAGCAAGCCCTCGTTCAATATGCGCTCGCCGTAGCCACCAAGTACGGCTGGACGCAAGTCTCGCCGCCGACAATGGTATACAGCCACATTGGAGCGGCGTGCGGGTTCCAGCCGCGGGATCAACATGGCGAGCAGCAAGTCTACACGATAGCCCAGTCACAGGTCGATTCGGATCGCGGCGTGCCGGAAATGTGTCTGGCTGGAACGTCTGAAATCTCTCTTGCGGGCATGAAggccaacaccaccattgaTCCGGAGGAACTGCCCATGAAGCGCGTGGCCGTGTCTCGATGCTACCGCGCCGAAGCAGGAGCCCGTGGCGCCGACACAAAGGGCCTCTATCGCGTTCACGAATTCACAAAGGTCGAAATGTTTGCGTGGACAAGCCCCAACGAAGGCGAGGCAGAGGAAATCTATGAAGAAATGCTGGATATTCAGACGGAGATTCTGCAGTCGCTGGGGCTTTACTGTCGCGTGCTGGCGATGCCGACGACTGATCTCGGCGCCTCTGCCACGCGGAAGGTCGACATGGAGGCATGGTTCCCCAGTCGACAGAGCATCAATGACGGCTGGGGCGAGTTGACGTCGGCGAGCATGTGTACGGACTATCAGGCACGACGGCTGGCAACACGCACGCGGGTAGGCGGCAAGATTTCCTTCCCGTGGACGTCTAACGGGACGGCGCTGGCGGTGCCGCGTGTCATGGCGGCATTGTTGGAAAACGGGTGGGATGAGGAGACGGGCACGGTGGCAATTCCCGAGGTGCTGCGGCcgtggatggatggactggagaggatggggagggtgGGCAGGAGGCGGAATGCGAGGGAGGTGACGTTTAAGCAGACGGATGGTCATGTTGAGGAGGCGTAGGTATGTACGCACGAGATTGTAACACCAGCATCATGAGCATTTGTTCAGCATATTAATAACCAGATTCAATAACCTAGTTGTATTATACTCATATTCATGTTACTATTCATACATTGCTCCTCCTAAAACGCTACTCCAACCCGTCTCTCACCAccccctcaacaccaaaacaccatcaccacaacctACAAACCCTTCGTCCTCACCACATCCCCCGGTCTCTGAAACGCCAATCTCGGAtccctcctccaccaatAATACCCActcatcttcttcaccgcACCCCCCCAACCCAACTCCCCTCTCTTCCACGTCCGTCCCCCCTCCCCATCCGTCCACCTCTGCACCAAATATCTCGCCGCGTCTTCccaccctcctcccccaTCCTCCGGCAAACGCAaatcctcctcatcaacatccccaaTCTCAAGCCAAACCTCCACCGTCCTCAACTGATCCGCATAAATCACCAGCACAGCCAGCACGCTCGCCACAAAGCTCGACACCCAAAATACCCAGAAATTACCCCCCTCCGGCCCATAATCCCCCTCTATAGCCAGAACGCTCGCCACCACCGTCACAGGTAACAGCATCCCCCCCAGGTACGCTATCCGATCGAGACTCCTGTCGTTGTCGGTGCGTGACGTCTGCGCAAAGGTCTGCCGGCGGCGCATGGCCGCGTCAACAGCCGGTTGACGCAGGTGGATTCGCATTTCTAGCCGTGCGATGAGATGTTCCCATGCAGAGGGGCACACTGCGTCCAGCGTACTTCCCTTTCTGGAGAGGTATTTCGCCTCGTCGAGGTTTTGTTCGAGCGCGGCCATGGCTCGCCAGAGGGACTTTTGCTCCTGGTCGGCGTTGTGGATTTCGAGACGCATCGCGGAGAGGCAGGCTGTCCAGCGGTCGTGGATCATGTCTGCTAGGATTTCTTCGATGGGGGTGTGTGTCCCTGTGAGGGAGATTAATGTCTCCCAGAGGTCTTCTTCGAAGGAGGACATTTCAGTTCGTTGATTCGAGCTGGGGAATGTGTACCCTGTTGCTCCGTATCCAGATGCCACGACAGCATCTTCATGCTTCAACTTGGTTTTTTTGTCGCGCTTCTCCAGAACGGCATTATGTCCAACCAGGAGGATTGGCACATTCCCGCCTAGCCAGATGCTCATTCTGGAAATCGTCAAAACTTGTCCGTCGCCTGGCCTGTAAAGCGGTATCTGGTTTCCCCTGGCCGCAACCTCGGGATACTTCCACGTCCACCAACGGGGTCTACGATTGCCTGCCCTTGGTCTATACGGTCTTCCTAGGACGTGGGCGTCTAGAAACTCGCCATCTacaccagccatgttggcgaGCGTCTCACGGACAACATCGTCGATGTGGCTAGTTCGCAGGACGAGCATCCGGCCGTGTAAGAGGGTCGATTCACCGGCTAGGAGTTCCGTGCGCAGCTCTTCCATACTGGAGAGGATATGTCTATATTGCTGGGCGGAGTGACCTGCCGACCATTCGAGCACGTAGCCtggtgatggggagggtATGCATGGTGATGCCCTGTCTGGACGGGGGGAGAGTTGAGCGCGACGTGGCATTGTTTGGTGCCGGCGACGACGCTCTGTTGCTATTGATTCGGGAACTGTGGTCATAGCTTTGCGAATTGTTGTGGTGATTGTTTACAGATGTTGGAATTGAATATTGTGATTTTCTGGTTGATGTCTTTCTTGCTGGTACTTACACTGGCGGCACCACGAGGCGAGACAACCCTCCAACGCATGTCATGCGATCATATTCAATTACGGTAAACACCTACGTTAATTTACAGAGTTACCTATATGTGATGTAAATGTCTGGAAGGCTACGAGCGAGGTGGGTAGTAGTGGCTTTACATACAAGCTCACATGTCGTTGAGTTGGGGTCATGTGCGACTTGCACACCACAGATGACCACTTCTGCAGAGTAACAAGGCAGCACTTGCAAGGTGCGACACAATTTGCGCAAGAACAAAATCCGCACACTCATTTTGTTGGCCATCATACAGAAGAGTAAAAAAAGAACCCCTTGCTCTATTTGAAAAGGTTGGACGTGAAACTTTCATGGCCTAGTGACTGTATACATCAAACTTTGCTCTTTGCCCGTTCCCTCCCATAAACGCCAGACGAAATCCATAATAATCATGATGAAACGCCGCTTTTCTGTGCAAAAACAACACAAAATATAAATGAATCAATCAGAGACGAAATAGTAATAATGAGAAATGCCCTGCCAGCTACGCCACACAAGTTGTATGGTGTTGTTGCCTCAAGGCTAATGCCAAATGAATGGTCGAGCCGCCAAAAACCACAAATTCGTCCCGTCTTTTGCGTATAATGCATGCTGAAACATCAAATAACGGGCGCGGTACAGAATCAAGCGCGAGAATGCACATAAAATCCTGTGGGTGCATGTAACACGAAATATCAGCCCCAAAGAAAACACCGCAATCATGTCCACCACATCTTCAAGCTTAAATTTGAGCAGGTAGGTGAATGGATCGAGAAAATCGTCCCCAGCCTACCATTGCCCAGAATACAGTCGTTTCGAAAAGTATGCTGCTCACTACTATGATGAAGCGCTTACTTGTTGGCTGGCGGTAGGATGATGGAGAATATGCTGGTGGTCGTCGCCATCGTGATGCAGTGTCACACTGTTGAATTCGCTGAACGGGTCCTCCAACTCGGCTCCAGGCGTGGCCAGACCGCTGTCCAGTGGTACACCCTTGAGTCTTGAGCCGCTGATATCCACACTTTCGCTCTCCTTTACATTTCTGAAGTTGATTGTGTCGATTCCCTTGGTGGGATGAGGAACGATGGGCGGCTTCATGTGGCGAATCAAAGCCCACTGAGTTGTGCGGAAGAATGGATGTGCCTTGATGTCAGATGCACCGGCCCGAGCTCCTAACCTGCGGTTCTCGTCTTTGATCAGGAGCTTTCGAATCAACGATTTGCAGAGACTTGGATATCCAGGTTAGCAACATCATTTCACATAGGCTGCCGGATCGACATACTTTGAAATTTGAGGCGCCCCAGCGTGATCGGGGAATGGAATGTCTTCACGCAGAATGTTGGCAAACGTTGCGTTCCTATTCTTCCCTTTGAAAGGCGTTGTGCCATAGAGCATTTCGTAGATGAGAATACCCAATGTCCACCAGTCGACTGCGCTCGTGTGGCCGGAACCCTTAATAACCTCAGGAGCAATGTACTCCTCTGTGCCAACAAATGAGTTGGTTCGGAAGTTGGCAATGCAAGACCTGGTGTCAATTGTAGGCAGAGCATCCGTTCGTGCTCCATTTTTGCCGATAATCATGGTGGGCTTGCCACCAGGGTCGGACTGCTTGGACAAGTCAAAGTCTGAAAGCATGATGTGTCCAGACTGGTGAAGCAAGATGTCTGGGAGCAAAATGTGTTAGTCAGGTACAGTCATAACGATGTTGTCGCTGCCAAGGGGCGTGGAAATTTGCCATACTCTCAGGTTTCAAATCGCGGTAAATAAAGCCCATCAAGTGAAGGTATTCGAGCGCAGCTGTCACTTCGGCGGCATAGAATCGAGCGTCATCTTCGGGGATACATTTGCCAGGGCGGGTTTGCAAGGCTCGGAAGAACTCTCCACCACTGCAGTATTCCATACATAGGTATAAGTGCTCATCGGACTGGAACGAGTGATATAGCGTGACAATGAACGGGTGATTGCTCGTGGCAAGAATCTCCTGCTCCGCTAGAGCTCGCTTGATCTTGTTTCGCTTAATCATTTCTTTTTTACTCAAAACTGATATATCAGATGTGTTAGCAGGTGTAACAGTAGTTTACAAAGTAAGATGGCCAAGCATCTTTGGTTGTTCATACCCTTCATAGCATAGAGTCggctgctcttcttctccctcacCAGGTAGACCTTGCCAACGTCACCCTTTCCGATGAGCTTAATCTTGTCAAAGCTGGCAGGGCTAACTTCGACATTGCGGACCTTGATAGAATTGGAGCTGTACGTCCTTCGGAAAGCCAAGGACGTACTAGGGGCTGGCAAGGCCGAGAGAACGTCGTCAGCCGCAATGGCATGGCTATCGCTCTTGGAGGATTCAGAAGTTGACTGCACAAGACCAATAGAGCCACTCGCCGAATCTTCCATCAGAGGATCCTTTCCAAGCTCTGCCGTGGCAGGTCGCTCGCCGTTGGGCAGAGCAGGAATAGACTTTGATTCGTCGCTGACAAACAGGCCCTGAGCGTTAGGGGCACTAGCAACCCTCCGCAGACGCCGAGCCAGTTCCTCCTTGGTTTCGCTGGTGGCCTGGTCGACGGGAGCACCATCAGGGCCGCAGACCTTCAATTCGGGAGTATCAGGGGGACTGGGCGGGACAGAGCCCTCGTTATGATGTCGCAGGCCAGGTTGACCCTGGTGGGCAAAGTATGGGTTGGCATGAGCAGTTGGGCTCATGGCTTCTTCGAGTTGATTGCCTTCGCTGGCGACAGTGTGGGCACGAAGTCGGCCAACAGtgctgctgaagaacttggTATGACGAGACGGCTTGGGACTCGATATGTCGGAGGAAGCTGCATTGTTGGCGGCAGAGGTGACGGAGGCATTATTGGCGGCGGACTTGTCCTTCTCGCTTCCACTGCTGGCGGCGCTGTTCATGCGAAAGAAGTTCCGGAGGCGATGGCTCACCTGCGCGCCAGAGCCATTTGAGCTCTTGGACGACGGCATGGTGGTCGGTGATGGAAGGGTcgtctgtctgtctgtctcgTCTGACAGTGGCAGGCAATCGAGGGTTGGTGGTTGACAATGGTCTTTGGATTAGTAAGGAGACGAATCAATCAGTCGAGGCCATGGTCTGATTCGCAATTCAGGGCAGAGAACTGATATGAAAACGCTGAGTTCGGTGGCCCTATGTGCGACGCGGGGGGAAAAGATGGGGGGACGGGAGAAAGACGATGTGAGTGAAAGGAGTTGGAGGGATGTAAAATGccctggtggtggtggtagcagtagagtctggtggtaaGTATTGAGGGTGTGTGGGTGATGGAGAGATCAACGGCGATGGAGATGCGGGAGGGCGAGAGTGAGAGCGAGAGCGGGCGACGAACAAGCCCAGCGccatctacggagtacccaggtacctaccCAGAGGAACAGgcagcaccagttgaccagtctggtctggtgtcaacTGGGTCGCTAGTACGGTATGGACCTGACTTTCCAGCACAGTAGCTTGGTTCGTTGTGCATGGACCTGGACCACACTTTGAgcattcatcatcaatcaatcaatccaGGCATCGACAGGTCTGTTCAATTGCCCTTGAATGTTCCGAGACGCACGCAGAAACAAAGAGGTGGGACACTGGCGACtcccagaccagacagagcATTTCATCCAGTTGATGAGAGTTCCGTGTCCCGTTTGCCAgatccaagccaagccaagcccgacaagaccagacccagacccagaccaaacagacatggactgagGCTGAGAGCGAGTCGAAGAGGGTCTGGGGCGACCCATCAAAATCCGTCTCCAACGGACAAGACAATCAACGGAACCATTCACCATGGAACCATCAACTCGACCGGCCCTGTCCCCTCGTGGACTAGTCCGAGGCACCAGTGGACCATGAAGCTCAACCTGGTCAAGA
The genomic region above belongs to Pochonia chlamydosporia 170 chromosome 2, whole genome shotgun sequence and contains:
- a CDS encoding seryl-tRNA synthetase (similar to Neurospora crassa OR74A XP_963172.2) is translated as MNRSLTCIRCQGLKLKARPLCVRTFAEYKRPAIAPKPIIDIKHIRQNPELYELTCLERNYKKQAEYPAKILELHSQWQSLQKQGRSLRERSNLLRKFLANPATSSGDDDVKDIRQMSREQVQEEARKLKGELSGIEKGEAEAVAEMEALALEIPNLTSDDTPRGDEAILLSYINDAPTAFDKSPENKVWRSHVHIGSELGLFDFSGAATASGWGWYYLLGEAAQLEQALVQYALAVATKYGWTQVSPPTMVYSHIGAACGFQPRDQHGEQQVYTIAQSQVDSDRGVPEMCLAGTSEISLAGMKANTTIDPEELPMKRVAVSRCYRAEAGARGADTKGLYRVHEFTKVEMFAWTSPNEGEAEEIYEEMLDIQTEILQSLGLYCRVLAMPTTDLGASATRKVDMEAWFPSRQSINDGWGELTSASMCTDYQARRLATRTRVGGKISFPWTSNGTALAVPRVMAALLENGWDEETGTVAIPEVLRPWMDGLERMGRVGRRRNAREVTFKQTDGHVEEA
- a CDS encoding serine/threonine-protein kinase nrc-2 (similar to Aspergillus terreus NIH2624 XP_001211297.1); translated protein: MPSSKSSNGSGAQVSHRLRNFFRMNSAASSGSEKDKSAANNASVTSAANNAASSDISSPKPSRHTKFFSSTVGRLRAHTVASEGNQLEEAMSPTAHANPYFAHQGQPGLRHHNEGSVPPSPPDTPELKVCGPDGAPVDQATSETKEELARRLRRVASAPNAQGLFVSDESKSIPALPNGERPATAELGKDPLMEDSASGSIGLVQSTSESSKSDSHAIAADDVLSALPAPSTSLAFRRTYSSNSIKVRNVEVSPASFDKIKLIGKGDVGKVYLVREKKSSRLYAMKVLSKKEMIKRNKIKRALAEQEILATSNHPFIVTLYHSFQSDEHLYLCMEYCSGGEFFRALQTRPGKCIPEDDARFYAAEVTAALEYLHLMGFIYRDLKPENILLHQSGHIMLSDFDLSKQSDPGGKPTMIIGKNGARTDALPTIDTRSCIANFRTNSFVGTEEYIAPEVIKGSGHTSAVDWWTLGILIYEMLYGTTPFKGKNRNATFANILREDIPFPDHAGAPQISNLCKSLIRKLLIKDENRRLGARAGASDIKAHPFFRTTQWALIRHMKPPIVPHPTKGIDTINFRNVKESESVDISGSRLKGVPLDSGLATPGAELEDPFSEFNSVTLHHDGDDHQHILHHPTASQQVSASS